A genomic window from Salvia hispanica cultivar TCC Black 2014 chromosome 5, UniMelb_Shisp_WGS_1.0, whole genome shotgun sequence includes:
- the LOC125190821 gene encoding uncharacterized protein LOC125190821 isoform X1, with protein sequence MTDPDEPPKRLQQSLSKDDGSESDWDSDFVWDSCPDPACDPGWGNFFASTPVKVGEEEDDEEQKKLPDEVKNSEDYKKYLQLITENFMFVLQGYDCGSFDFPHFDLKITQATQQLIDRNSVYVEPALQDYNKQHNRKLVFDSV encoded by the exons ATGACAGATCCCGACGAGCCTCCCAAGAGATTGCAGCAATCGCTTTCAAAGGATGATGGATCGGAATCGGACTGGGACTCGGATTTTGTTTGGGATAGCTGTCCGGATCCGGCTTGCGATCCGGGTTGGGGT AATTTTTTCGCCTCTACTCCAGTTAAAgtaggagaagaagaagatgatgaagagcAAAAGAAGCTGCCGGATGAAGTTAAAAATAGTGAAGATTACAAGAAATACTTGCAACTCATAACCGAGA ATTTCATGTTTGTGTTGCAGGGCTATGATTGTGGCTCCTTCGATTTCCCTCATTTTGACCTCAAGATCACTCAAGCAACTCAGCAGCTTATAGATAGAAACAGTGTTTATGTGGAACCTGCCCTCCAAGACTACAACAAACAACAT AATAGGAAGCTGGTGTTTGATAGT
- the LOC125190821 gene encoding uncharacterized protein LOC125190821 isoform X2: MTDPDEPPKRLQQSLSKDDGSESDWDSDFVWDSCPDPACDPGWGNFFASTPVKVGEEEDDEEQKKLPDEVKNSEDYKKYLQLITESEGYDCGSFDFPHFDLKITQATQQLIDRNSVYVEPALQDYNKQHNRKLVFDSV, encoded by the exons ATGACAGATCCCGACGAGCCTCCCAAGAGATTGCAGCAATCGCTTTCAAAGGATGATGGATCGGAATCGGACTGGGACTCGGATTTTGTTTGGGATAGCTGTCCGGATCCGGCTTGCGATCCGGGTTGGGGT AATTTTTTCGCCTCTACTCCAGTTAAAgtaggagaagaagaagatgatgaagagcAAAAGAAGCTGCCGGATGAAGTTAAAAATAGTGAAGATTACAAGAAATACTTGCAACTCATAACCGAGAGTGAA GGCTATGATTGTGGCTCCTTCGATTTCCCTCATTTTGACCTCAAGATCACTCAAGCAACTCAGCAGCTTATAGATAGAAACAGTGTTTATGTGGAACCTGCCCTCCAAGACTACAACAAACAACAT AATAGGAAGCTGGTGTTTGATAGT